Proteins found in one Streptomyces sp. CB09001 genomic segment:
- a CDS encoding cation acetate symporter — MNSSYAIPAVALVVVATVLVGAFGLRISRTTSDFYVASRTVGPRLNAAAISGEYLSAASFLGIAGLVLVQGPDMLWYPVGYTAGYLVLLLFVAAPLRRSGAYTLPDFAEARLASQGVRRLAGAFVVGVGWLYLLPQLQGAGLTLTVLSGAPDWLGGVIVAVVVTAIVAAGGMRSITFVQAFQFWLKLTALLVPALFLVLAWQGDGAPGRPFEEPATFREQRSVRVDDSLTLKLEEPLTVTVDGTVDGRAHDGDRVALPVGTHRIEAGARLTFAAHTPVPAAGRGADDALSPSRAESRTERPLYATYGLILATFLGTMGLPHVVVRFYTSPTGVAARRTTVAVLGLIGAFYLLPPLYGALGRLYAPELTLTGDADAAVLLLPDRVIGGVGGDLLGALVAGGAFAAFLSTASGLTMAVAGVLTQDVLPSRAVPHFRLGTLLAMAVPLAASALVGGLPVADAVGLAFAVSASSFCPLLVLGIWWRRLTPPGAAAGMLVGGGSALLAVAATMGGFPGGGGALHALLAWPALWSVPLGFLTMVLVSLATPGRVPAGTAAILARFHLPEELRTEELRTEELRTEEPRTDGLEAAADVREVREVREVREVRGVREEPTR, encoded by the coding sequence ATGAACTCCAGCTACGCCATACCCGCCGTCGCGCTCGTCGTCGTGGCCACCGTCCTCGTCGGCGCCTTCGGCCTGCGCATCTCCCGCACCACCTCCGACTTCTACGTCGCCTCCCGCACCGTCGGCCCCCGCCTCAACGCCGCCGCCATCAGCGGCGAGTACCTCTCCGCCGCGTCCTTCCTCGGCATCGCGGGCCTGGTCCTCGTCCAGGGCCCCGACATGCTCTGGTACCCGGTCGGCTACACCGCCGGCTACCTCGTCCTGCTCCTGTTCGTCGCGGCCCCGCTGCGCCGCTCGGGCGCCTACACGCTGCCCGACTTCGCCGAGGCCCGGCTCGCCTCCCAGGGGGTGCGGCGGCTCGCGGGGGCCTTCGTCGTCGGGGTGGGCTGGCTGTACCTGCTGCCCCAGCTCCAGGGCGCCGGGCTGACGCTGACCGTGCTCAGCGGGGCGCCCGACTGGCTGGGCGGGGTGATCGTCGCCGTCGTCGTCACCGCCATCGTCGCCGCCGGCGGCATGCGCAGCATCACCTTCGTCCAGGCCTTCCAGTTCTGGCTCAAGCTCACCGCGCTGCTCGTCCCCGCCCTCTTCCTGGTGCTGGCCTGGCAGGGCGACGGCGCACCCGGCCGCCCCTTCGAGGAGCCCGCCACCTTCCGGGAGCAGCGTTCCGTCCGGGTCGACGACAGTCTCACCCTCAAGCTGGAGGAGCCGCTGACCGTCACCGTCGACGGAACCGTGGACGGCCGCGCCCACGACGGCGACCGCGTCGCCCTGCCCGTCGGCACCCACCGCATCGAGGCCGGCGCCCGCCTCACCTTCGCCGCGCACACCCCCGTCCCGGCCGCCGGACGCGGCGCCGACGACGCCCTGTCCCCCTCCCGGGCCGAGAGCCGCACGGAACGCCCGCTGTACGCGACGTACGGCCTGATCCTCGCCACCTTCCTGGGCACCATGGGCCTGCCGCACGTCGTGGTCCGCTTCTACACCAGCCCGACCGGCGTCGCCGCCCGCCGCACCACCGTCGCCGTGCTCGGCCTCATCGGCGCCTTCTACCTGCTGCCGCCCCTCTACGGCGCCCTCGGCCGCCTCTACGCCCCCGAGCTGACCCTCACCGGGGACGCCGACGCCGCGGTCCTGCTGCTGCCCGACCGGGTGATCGGGGGAGTGGGCGGCGACCTGCTCGGCGCGCTGGTGGCGGGCGGCGCCTTCGCCGCGTTCCTGTCCACCGCCTCGGGGCTCACCATGGCCGTCGCGGGCGTCCTCACCCAGGACGTACTGCCCTCCCGCGCCGTGCCGCACTTCCGCCTCGGCACCCTGCTCGCCATGGCCGTGCCGCTGGCGGCGAGCGCACTGGTCGGCGGGCTGCCGGTGGCCGACGCCGTCGGCCTCGCCTTCGCCGTGTCCGCCTCCTCCTTCTGCCCGCTCCTCGTCCTCGGCATCTGGTGGCGGCGACTGACCCCGCCGGGCGCGGCCGCCGGGATGCTGGTCGGGGGCGGCTCGGCCCTGCTCGCCGTCGCCGCCACGATGGGCGGTTTCCCGGGCGGCGGCGGGGCGCTGCACGCGCTGCTCGCCTGGCCCGCCCTGTGGTCGGTGCCGCTGGGCTTCCTCACCATGGTGCTGGTCTCCCTCGCCACCCCGGGCCGGGTACCGGCCGGGACGGCGGCGATCCTCGCCCGCTTCCACCTGCCGGAAGAACTGCGCACGGAGGAACTGCGCACGGAAGAACTGCGCACGGAGGAACCGCGTACCGACGGTCTGGAGGCGGCGGCCGACGTGCGCGAGGTACGCGAGGTACGCGAGGTGCGCGAGGTGCGCGGCGTGCGCGAGGAGCCGACGCGGTGA
- a CDS encoding LytTR family DNA-binding domain-containing protein, translating into MLRALAVDDERPTLEELVYLLNADPRVGTAEGASDSTEALRRINRALESGPGGPDAIDVVFLDIQMPGLDGLDLARLLTGFARPPLVVFVTAHEDFAVQAFDLKAVDYVLKPVRRERLAEAVRRVAEQRGTAPVPAPRIPVHEPDPDHITVELGGVTRFVPVDEITHVEAQGDYARLHTDRGSHLVRIPLSTLEERWRARGFVRIHRRHLVALRHVGELRLDAGTVSVLVGTEELQVSRRHARELRDLLMRRP; encoded by the coding sequence ATGCTGCGCGCCCTGGCTGTCGACGACGAACGCCCCACGCTCGAGGAACTCGTGTACCTGCTGAACGCCGACCCCCGCGTCGGCACGGCGGAGGGGGCGAGCGACTCGACGGAGGCGCTGCGCCGCATCAACCGGGCTCTGGAGTCGGGCCCCGGCGGTCCCGACGCCATCGACGTCGTCTTCCTCGACATCCAGATGCCCGGCCTCGACGGACTGGACCTCGCCCGGCTGCTCACCGGGTTCGCCCGGCCGCCGCTGGTCGTGTTCGTCACCGCGCACGAGGACTTCGCCGTCCAGGCATTCGACCTGAAGGCCGTCGACTACGTGCTCAAACCGGTGCGCAGGGAGCGGCTCGCGGAAGCGGTGCGCCGGGTCGCCGAGCAGCGCGGCACCGCCCCCGTGCCCGCCCCGCGCATCCCGGTGCACGAGCCCGATCCCGACCACATCACCGTGGAACTCGGCGGCGTCACCCGCTTCGTCCCCGTCGACGAGATCACCCACGTCGAGGCCCAGGGCGACTACGCCCGCCTGCACACCGACCGCGGCAGTCACCTCGTCCGCATCCCGCTGTCGACCCTGGAGGAGCGCTGGCGTGCTCGCGGCTTCGTCCGCATCCACCGCCGACACCTCGTCGCCCTGCGCCACGTCGGCGAACTCCGGCTCGACGCCGGTACCGTCAGCGTCCTGGTCGGCACCGAGGAGCTCCAGGTCAGCCGGCGTCACGCCCGCGAACTGCGGGACCTGCTCATGCGGAGGCCGTGA
- a CDS encoding Lrp/AsnC family transcriptional regulator, giving the protein MNSRPASFDELDRKIVTALMENARTSFAEIGAEIGLSSTAVKRRVDRLRETDVITGFTATVRPSALGWRTEAYVEVYCEGAAPPRRLAEVVRGYPEITAAMTVTGGADALLHVRARDVEHFEEVLERIRAEPFIRKTISVMVLSHLIPDSPEAGAALLAPDGAADVR; this is encoded by the coding sequence ATGAACAGCAGGCCCGCTTCGTTCGACGAACTCGACCGGAAGATCGTCACCGCCCTGATGGAAAACGCCAGGACGTCCTTCGCCGAGATCGGCGCGGAGATCGGACTGTCCTCCACCGCGGTCAAGCGCCGGGTGGACCGGCTCCGCGAGACCGACGTGATCACCGGGTTCACGGCGACGGTGCGGCCCTCCGCGCTGGGGTGGCGTACGGAGGCGTACGTGGAGGTGTACTGCGAGGGGGCGGCGCCGCCGCGGCGGCTCGCGGAGGTCGTGCGGGGCTATCCGGAGATCACCGCGGCGATGACGGTGACCGGGGGCGCGGACGCGCTGCTGCACGTGCGGGCGCGCGACGTGGAGCACTTCGAGGAGGTGCTGGAGCGGATTCGTGCGGAGCCGTTCATCCGGAAGACGATCAGTGTGATGGTGCTGTCCCACCTGATCCCGGACAGTCCCGAGGCAGGGGCGGCCCTGCTCGCCCCGGACGGCGCAGCAGACGTGCGCTGA
- the ddaH gene encoding dimethylargininase: MTESRVPRRRRFVVCEPRHFAVQYAINPWMSTDRPVDVIRALDQWQALVGTYRAHGHTVDTVAPVPGLPDMVFAANCAVVVGGRVFGSLFQAPERRPESVPFEAWFKTEGFEVHHPESVCEGEGDLVPAGRWILAGTGFRTTRAAHREVQEFFGVPVISLTLVDPYFYHLDTALFVLDDGTDGTDGDGRSGGSGGNIAYYPGAFSPGSREVLERLYPDAVLASREDAMAFGLNSVSDGRHVFIAPEARGLAERLDGLGYVPVPVDLSEFHKAGGGIKCCTQEIRETRS; the protein is encoded by the coding sequence GTGACCGAGTCCCGTGTGCCGCGCCGGCGGCGCTTCGTGGTCTGCGAACCCAGACACTTCGCCGTGCAGTACGCGATCAACCCGTGGATGAGCACCGACCGGCCCGTCGACGTCATCCGCGCCCTCGACCAGTGGCAGGCGCTGGTCGGCACCTACCGTGCCCATGGCCACACCGTGGACACCGTCGCGCCGGTCCCCGGACTGCCCGACATGGTCTTCGCCGCGAACTGCGCGGTCGTGGTGGGGGGCCGGGTCTTCGGGTCCCTCTTCCAGGCGCCCGAGCGGCGACCCGAGTCCGTGCCCTTCGAGGCGTGGTTCAAGACGGAGGGCTTCGAGGTCCACCACCCCGAGTCGGTCTGCGAGGGCGAGGGCGACCTGGTCCCGGCCGGCCGCTGGATCCTGGCCGGCACGGGGTTCCGCACCACCCGTGCGGCGCACCGCGAGGTGCAGGAGTTCTTCGGCGTGCCGGTGATCTCGCTGACCCTGGTGGACCCGTACTTCTACCACCTGGACACGGCCCTGTTCGTGCTCGACGACGGGACGGACGGGACCGACGGGGACGGCCGAAGCGGGGGGAGCGGCGGGAACATCGCCTACTACCCGGGCGCCTTCTCGCCCGGCAGCCGCGAGGTGCTGGAGCGGCTCTACCCGGACGCGGTGCTCGCCTCCCGCGAGGACGCGATGGCGTTCGGGCTCAACTCCGTGTCCGACGGACGGCACGTGTTCATCGCTCCGGAGGCCAGGGGGCTGGCCGAGCGACTCGACGGTCTCGGCTACGTGCCGGTCCCCGTCGACCTGTCCGAGTTCCACAAGGCCGGTGGCGGCATCAAGTGCTGCACCCAGGAGATCCGGGAGACCCGCTCATGA
- the rocD gene encoding ornithine--oxo-acid transaminase, with product MTAPARTSRGSEELIRAEEPVLAHNYHPLPVVVARAEGAWVEDVEGRRYLDMLAGYSALNFGHRHPALVEAAHRQLDRLTLTSRAFHNDRLAGFAERLAALTGTDMVLPMNTGAEAVESGIKVARKWAYDVKGVPADRATIVVAADNFHGRTTTIVSFSTDETARSGFGPFTPGFRIVPYNDLAAMEAAVDETTAAVLIEPIQGEAGVLIPDDGYLAGVRELTRRKGCLFVADEIQSGLGRTGHTLAVEHESVVPDVVLLGKALGGGIVPVSAVVGRRDVLGVLHPGEHGSTFGGNPLAAAVGTAVVELLETGEFQRRAAELGAVLREGLAALVGRGVVGFRARGLWAGVDVDPALGTGREVSERLMREGILVKDTHGSTIRLAPPLTVTAEELTGALGTLEKVLAP from the coding sequence ATGACCGCACCCGCCCGCACCAGCCGCGGCTCCGAGGAACTGATCCGTGCGGAGGAGCCCGTCCTGGCGCACAACTACCACCCGCTGCCCGTCGTCGTGGCCCGCGCCGAGGGCGCGTGGGTCGAGGACGTCGAGGGCCGCCGCTACCTGGACATGCTGGCCGGCTACTCGGCGCTCAACTTCGGCCACCGGCACCCGGCACTGGTCGAGGCCGCCCACCGGCAGCTGGACCGGCTCACGCTCACCTCGCGCGCCTTCCACAACGACCGGCTCGCGGGCTTCGCCGAGCGGCTGGCCGCCCTGACCGGCACGGACATGGTGCTGCCCATGAACACCGGCGCGGAGGCGGTGGAGAGCGGCATCAAGGTGGCCCGCAAGTGGGCCTACGACGTCAAGGGCGTCCCGGCCGACCGGGCGACGATCGTGGTCGCCGCGGACAACTTCCACGGCCGTACGACGACGATCGTGAGCTTCTCCACCGACGAGACGGCCCGCTCCGGCTTCGGCCCCTTCACTCCGGGCTTCCGGATCGTGCCGTACAACGACCTGGCGGCGATGGAGGCGGCGGTCGACGAGACGACGGCGGCCGTGCTGATCGAGCCGATCCAGGGCGAGGCGGGCGTGCTGATCCCGGACGACGGCTATCTGGCCGGGGTGCGGGAGCTGACTCGCCGCAAGGGCTGTCTGTTCGTCGCGGACGAGATCCAGTCCGGTCTGGGCCGCACGGGGCACACCCTGGCCGTCGAGCACGAGTCGGTCGTGCCCGACGTGGTGCTGCTCGGCAAGGCACTGGGCGGCGGCATCGTCCCGGTGTCGGCGGTGGTGGGCCGCCGGGACGTGCTGGGCGTGCTGCACCCGGGCGAGCACGGTTCGACCTTCGGCGGCAATCCGCTGGCCGCCGCGGTGGGCACGGCGGTGGTGGAGCTGCTGGAGACCGGCGAGTTCCAGCGCCGGGCGGCCGAGCTGGGCGCGGTGCTGCGCGAGGGCCTCGCCGCCCTGGTCGGCAGGGGCGTCGTCGGCTTCCGGGCGCGGGGACTGTGGGCGGGCGTCGACGTGGACCCGGCGCTGGGCACCGGACGCGAGGTCAGTGAGCGGCTGATGCGCGAGGGCATCCTGGTCAAGGACACCCACGGTTCCACGATCCGCCTGGCCCCGCCGCTGACCGTCACGGCCGAGGAGCTGACGGGCGCCCTCGGGACGCTGGAGAAGGTGCTGGCTCCCTGA
- a CDS encoding RpiB/LacA/LacB family sugar-phosphate isomerase, with translation MRISVSSDMDEPVARLLVEELRARGHEVRAHGALSPGADPRWAACSERAAREVAEGRADQAVVCCWTGTGASIAANKVPGVRAALCADAYTADGARRWNDANVLAIGLRLTSGPLLREILDAWFAGGPSEDAEDRDNVAHVERLDEDRRAAR, from the coding sequence ATGCGTATCTCCGTCTCCTCCGACATGGACGAACCCGTGGCCCGGCTCCTCGTCGAGGAGCTGCGCGCACGCGGCCACGAGGTGCGCGCGCACGGCGCACTGAGCCCCGGGGCGGACCCGCGGTGGGCCGCCTGTTCCGAGCGGGCGGCGCGCGAGGTCGCCGAGGGACGGGCCGACCAGGCCGTGGTGTGCTGCTGGACCGGCACCGGCGCGTCCATCGCCGCCAACAAGGTGCCGGGCGTCCGCGCGGCCCTGTGCGCCGACGCCTACACCGCCGACGGGGCCCGCCGCTGGAACGACGCCAACGTGCTCGCCATCGGCCTGCGGCTGACGTCCGGACCGCTGCTGCGGGAGATCCTCGACGCCTGGTTCGCGGGCGGCCCGAGCGAGGACGCCGAGGACCGGGACAACGTCGCGCACGTGGAGCGGCTCGACGAGGACCGCCGAGCCGCTCGGTGA